In one window of Frigoriglobus tundricola DNA:
- the rny gene encoding ribonuclease Y: MEQSRRDAEQIVREAELKARDDAFRRREELAREMDVARAELRDQERRLEKREDAVEQQQRELVRKEKLLDAHKEKLADRKDALEKKAKHLDELVEAEMKKLHEITSLSPEAARAMLLDRLSRELAEEVAAKIRQHEERLKQQAEQKAREIVTVAIQRYAADQTAGATVSTVDIPSDDMKGRIIGREGRNIRTFEKLTGVDVIVDDTPGVVIVSAFDNVRRETARLALTKLIQDGRIHPSRIEEVVLETQAEMEKHIQELGNQAVLDADVQPPHEKIVYLLGRLRFRTSYSQNVLAHSVEVAHLCGLMASELGLNPQLARRCGLLHDVGKAADHEMEGGHPKVGAELAKRYGETSKEVLHAIAGHHDDVTVDNIYTVLVAAADAISASRPGARRETLEKYVKRLADLEAVACGFPEVDQAYAIQAGRELRVIANAHRTTDADAVRVCRDIARAIEQQLDYPGEIKVTVIRESRATDTAK, from the coding sequence ATCGAGCAGTCCCGCCGCGACGCCGAGCAGATCGTCCGCGAGGCCGAACTGAAGGCCCGCGACGACGCGTTCCGGCGGCGCGAGGAACTCGCGCGCGAGATGGACGTCGCGCGCGCCGAGCTCCGCGACCAGGAGCGCCGCCTCGAAAAGCGCGAGGACGCGGTCGAGCAGCAGCAGCGCGAGCTGGTGCGCAAGGAGAAGCTGCTCGACGCTCATAAGGAGAAGCTGGCCGACCGCAAGGACGCCCTGGAGAAGAAGGCCAAGCACCTCGACGAGCTGGTCGAGGCGGAAATGAAGAAGCTACACGAAATCACCAGCCTGTCGCCCGAGGCGGCGCGGGCGATGCTGCTCGACCGGCTGTCACGGGAACTGGCCGAAGAGGTCGCGGCGAAGATCCGCCAGCACGAGGAGCGGCTGAAGCAACAGGCCGAGCAGAAGGCCCGGGAAATCGTCACCGTGGCCATCCAGCGGTACGCGGCCGATCAGACCGCCGGCGCGACCGTTAGCACGGTGGACATCCCGTCTGACGACATGAAGGGGCGGATCATTGGTCGGGAGGGGCGGAACATCCGCACCTTCGAGAAGCTCACGGGCGTGGACGTGATCGTAGACGACACGCCGGGTGTGGTCATCGTCTCCGCGTTCGACAACGTCCGCCGCGAAACGGCCCGGCTCGCGCTCACGAAACTGATCCAGGACGGCCGCATCCACCCGAGCCGGATCGAAGAGGTGGTGCTCGAGACGCAGGCGGAGATGGAGAAGCACATTCAGGAGTTGGGCAACCAGGCCGTTCTGGACGCCGACGTGCAACCGCCGCACGAGAAAATCGTGTACCTCCTCGGCCGCCTCCGGTTCCGCACCAGTTACAGCCAGAACGTCCTGGCCCACTCGGTTGAGGTGGCCCACCTGTGCGGGCTCATGGCATCGGAACTGGGGCTGAACCCGCAGTTGGCCCGGCGGTGCGGGCTGCTCCACGACGTGGGCAAGGCGGCCGACCACGAGATGGAGGGCGGGCACCCGAAAGTCGGGGCGGAGCTGGCGAAGCGCTACGGCGAGACGAGCAAGGAAGTCCTGCACGCGATCGCCGGCCACCACGACGACGTGACCGTGGACAACATTTACACGGTCCTGGTCGCGGCGGCGGACGCGATCAGTGCGAGCCGGCCCGGCGCGCGGCGCGAGACCCTCGAGAAGTACGTGAAGCGGCTCGCGGACCTGGAAGCGGTGGCGTGCGGCTTCCCGGAAGTGGATCAGGCGTACGCGATCCAGGCCGGGCGCGAGCTGCGCGTGATCGCCAACGCCCACCGCACCACGGACGCCGACGCCGTCCGCGTCTGCCGCGACATCGCCCGCGCCATCGAGCAGCAACTCGACTACCCGGGGGAGATCAAGGTCACCGTCATCCGCGAGAGCCGCGCCACCGACACGGCGAAGTGA
- a CDS encoding sigma-70 family RNA polymerase sigma factor has product MNTTLARFSRLKRDSLPAGDGPLLDAFLAGDQAAFAALVHRHAGLVFATCRRVLRHQQDAEDAFQATFLVLARRAADVWPREAVSSWLFGVAHRVALKARAVRGRRAGREQPLGDEPGAERPAPDFDLAEAVHRVVLKLPAAYRAAVVACDLEGLSRRDAAERLGWSEGTLSGRLARARALLADRLRGTGLALPATGLAALLANGAASAAAVQITIDVAIGTAGAAPAPVAALAEGVVRSMALFKLKAMTAAVFVACALGFGAFASTGIGDGAGAGGQPKDPQGPGRAPVPLVKAADPPKRAGLPPAQPVTDRDRLQGTWRVVALTEGDGRTKVTNPKDPWIVEVTGNTLRMPYEHAEGGWKQREYVFSVTHAEQRPDSIEHPATIDLDAPNLPVRKGIYEFTAPVGTCISCHTASKVPRQHLGFIRNQMASGICGPGLQTADLGVRLALSADGKRPAKFTGDGVIVLELTRAEPNEEPQAEERARLVEARKRLEAALRAAIDENDKAKIEAELELLRRRADALLLQEKVLRDVQVSYASMQVQRARAQAELAQVELAQATANLQAAKVKLAAAEKALADAKKPGPAAPAPDDKVLAIHIRTLTAAEKVIQVKATGNESILDILVHIPGPAIKPEGVSVWVVRDEAILPVDLVAITKRGEVRTNYQLKAGDRLFLQAKPSK; this is encoded by the coding sequence GTGAACACAACGCTGGCCCGATTCTCCCGTCTGAAGCGTGACTCTCTGCCCGCGGGTGATGGGCCGTTACTCGACGCGTTTCTTGCCGGTGATCAGGCCGCGTTCGCGGCCCTCGTCCACCGCCACGCCGGGTTGGTGTTCGCCACGTGTCGGCGCGTACTCCGGCACCAACAGGACGCGGAGGACGCGTTCCAGGCGACTTTTCTCGTCCTTGCCCGGCGGGCGGCCGACGTGTGGCCGCGCGAGGCGGTTTCGTCGTGGCTGTTCGGGGTCGCGCACCGCGTTGCGCTCAAGGCGCGGGCGGTTCGCGGGCGCCGGGCGGGTCGCGAGCAGCCGCTCGGAGACGAGCCGGGCGCGGAGCGGCCCGCACCCGATTTCGATCTGGCGGAAGCCGTTCACCGCGTCGTGCTCAAATTGCCGGCCGCGTACCGGGCGGCGGTCGTCGCGTGTGACCTGGAGGGGCTGAGCCGGAGGGACGCGGCCGAGCGCCTGGGCTGGAGCGAGGGGACGTTGTCCGGCCGGCTGGCTCGTGCTCGCGCGCTGCTCGCGGACCGGCTCCGGGGCACGGGCCTGGCGCTTCCCGCCACCGGGCTCGCGGCCCTCTTGGCGAACGGGGCCGCCTCCGCAGCGGCCGTTCAAATCACAATCGATGTCGCGATCGGGACGGCGGGCGCCGCGCCCGCACCGGTCGCGGCGCTAGCAGAAGGGGTGGTACGGAGTATGGCTCTCTTCAAACTGAAGGCGATGACCGCCGCCGTGTTCGTCGCGTGCGCGCTCGGCTTCGGGGCGTTCGCCTCGACGGGCATCGGTGACGGAGCGGGAGCGGGCGGTCAGCCGAAGGATCCGCAGGGGCCGGGCCGCGCGCCTGTGCCGCTCGTCAAGGCCGCTGACCCTCCTAAGAGGGCCGGCCTTCCGCCGGCCCAACCGGTGACCGATCGCGATCGCCTCCAGGGGACGTGGCGCGTGGTTGCGCTCACCGAAGGAGACGGGCGAACGAAGGTCACGAACCCGAAAGATCCGTGGATCGTCGAAGTTACCGGCAATACCCTGCGTATGCCATACGAGCACGCGGAGGGAGGGTGGAAGCAGCGCGAGTACGTGTTCTCGGTGACCCATGCCGAACAACGGCCCGATTCTATCGAACACCCGGCCACGATCGACTTGGACGCTCCGAACCTGCCGGTTCGCAAAGGGATTTACGAGTTCACTGCTCCCGTTGGCACCTGCATCAGTTGCCATACTGCGTCCAAAGTGCCCCGCCAGCATCTGGGGTTCATCAGAAACCAGATGGCGAGCGGCATCTGTGGCCCCGGTCTTCAGACCGCCGACCTCGGCGTGCGGCTGGCGCTGTCCGCTGATGGCAAGCGCCCGGCCAAATTCACCGGCGACGGTGTGATCGTGTTGGAACTGACGCGCGCCGAGCCGAACGAGGAGCCCCAGGCTGAGGAACGGGCGCGGCTGGTGGAAGCCAGGAAGAGACTCGAGGCCGCGCTCCGGGCCGCCATCGACGAGAACGATAAGGCGAAAATCGAAGCGGAGTTGGAGCTGCTCCGGCGGCGGGCGGACGCTCTCCTCTTACAGGAGAAGGTGCTGCGGGACGTTCAGGTAAGTTACGCCTCGATGCAGGTTCAGCGCGCCCGTGCCCAGGCGGAACTCGCCCAGGTCGAGTTGGCGCAGGCGACCGCGAACTTACAAGCGGCGAAGGTGAAGCTCGCCGCCGCCGAGAAGGCGCTCGCGGACGCGAAGAAACCCGGCCCGGCCGCGCCGGCCCCAGACGATAAGGTTCTCGCGATTCACATTCGAACACTGACCGCGGCCGAAAAGGTGATTCAGGTGAAAGCGACGGGCAACGAATCGATACTTGACATCTTGGTGCACATCCCTGGCCCAGCCATCAAACCGGAGGGGGTGAGTGTTTGGGTGGTGCGAGATGAGGCGATTCTGCCGGTCGATTTGGTTGCGATCACGAAGCGCGGCGAAGTGAGGACGAACTACCAACTCAAAGCCGGTGATCGACTATTTTTGCAGGCGAAGCCCTCGAAGTGA
- a CDS encoding glycosyltransferase family 2 protein, with product MPGPITFAVPFYRGLEYLARTVASVAAQTAPEWRLLVCDDSPGGDAERVLDCRDERVRYVRNGRTLGMAGNWNRCLDLADTDLVTLLHADDELLPEYTQVIRAGAAAFPDCAALFCGARVIGPTGEPVFSFVDWVKRVLAPVGRRPRRLSGHRALARLLRVNSIMCPTVCYRRNVIGPRRFDPRWRCVLDLAFFARVLADGDELVGLPDVAYAYRRHAENATAGYTQSLLKFVEEAALYDEWAAEGAARGWSAVARAGRSKVMVRLHLVFRALQDVARCHFAAAWPKAQLLARLSAPDIG from the coding sequence ATGCCTGGTCCGATCACCTTCGCCGTCCCGTTCTATCGGGGGCTGGAGTACCTGGCCCGGACGGTCGCGAGCGTTGCCGCTCAGACCGCGCCCGAGTGGCGGCTCTTGGTCTGCGACGACAGTCCGGGCGGTGACGCCGAACGCGTGCTCGACTGCCGCGACGAGCGGGTGCGGTACGTTCGGAACGGCCGCACGCTCGGCATGGCGGGCAACTGGAACCGGTGCCTGGATCTGGCCGACACCGACCTCGTCACGCTCCTCCATGCCGACGACGAGTTGCTTCCCGAGTACACGCAGGTGATCCGCGCGGGCGCCGCGGCTTTTCCCGACTGCGCGGCCCTGTTCTGCGGCGCGCGGGTGATCGGTCCGACCGGCGAGCCGGTGTTTTCGTTCGTGGACTGGGTGAAACGCGTGCTGGCGCCCGTGGGTCGCCGGCCCCGGCGCCTGAGCGGGCACCGGGCTCTCGCGCGGTTGCTGCGGGTCAACAGCATCATGTGCCCGACGGTCTGTTACCGGCGGAACGTCATCGGCCCGCGCCGGTTCGACCCGCGCTGGCGGTGCGTGCTGGATCTGGCGTTCTTCGCGCGCGTGCTCGCCGACGGGGACGAACTAGTCGGGCTCCCGGACGTCGCATATGCCTACCGCCGCCACGCGGAGAACGCGACCGCCGGCTACACGCAGAGCCTGCTGAAATTTGTGGAAGAAGCGGCCCTTTACGACGAATGGGCGGCCGAGGGCGCGGCCCGCGGCTGGTCGGCTGTCGCCCGCGCCGGTCGGTCGAAAGTGATGGTCCGGTTGCACCTGGTCTTCCGGGCGCTGCAGGACGTCGCCCGCTGCCACTTTGCCGCCGCCTGGCCCAAGGCACAGTTGCTCGCCCGCCTGTCCGCCCCCGACATCGGATGA
- a CDS encoding glycosyltransferase family 2 protein has product MRNLIVMPAFNEEDSLARTVASLDRLPAGYEVLVVDDGSTDGTGAVARRLTSRLPVHVLHLPVNSGIGVAVQSGYRFALARGGYDYVIQFDADGQHDAAAVVPLVERCERDGLDLCIGSRFLDPAGAGFRSTAARRVGIRFFAALIGALSGVRVTDPTSGLRCAGPRAWRRFAEHYPEDYPEPESLFWCARNKLRVGELPVTMSERAGGVSSIRRLGTVYYMTKVTMAIVFDRLRGTELVVA; this is encoded by the coding sequence ATGCGCAACCTCATCGTGATGCCGGCCTTTAACGAAGAAGACTCCCTTGCGCGAACGGTCGCGTCGCTGGATCGACTTCCGGCGGGCTACGAGGTCCTCGTCGTTGACGACGGCTCGACCGACGGAACCGGGGCCGTTGCGCGGCGCCTGACCTCTCGGCTGCCGGTTCACGTCCTGCACCTGCCGGTGAACTCGGGCATCGGGGTGGCCGTTCAGAGCGGGTACCGGTTCGCGCTCGCCCGCGGCGGGTACGACTACGTGATTCAGTTCGACGCGGACGGCCAGCACGACGCGGCGGCGGTGGTGCCCCTCGTCGAGCGGTGCGAGCGGGACGGCCTCGACCTGTGCATCGGCTCGCGGTTTCTGGACCCGGCGGGCGCCGGGTTCCGCTCGACCGCGGCGCGGCGGGTGGGCATCCGGTTCTTCGCCGCCCTGATCGGCGCACTATCGGGGGTGCGGGTGACGGACCCGACCAGTGGGCTCCGGTGTGCCGGGCCGCGGGCGTGGCGCCGGTTCGCCGAACACTATCCGGAGGATTATCCCGAACCGGAGTCGCTGTTCTGGTGCGCGCGGAACAAGTTGCGGGTCGGGGAGTTACCGGTGACCATGTCCGAGCGCGCGGGCGGCGTGTCCTCGATCCGCCGATTGGGCACGGTCTACTACATGACGAAAGTGACGATGGCGATCGTGTTCGACCGCTTACGCGGCACGGAGTTGGTCGTCGCATGA